In the genome of Xylanivirga thermophila, the window CGGAAGCCACTGTGGTACGGCAAGTTTTTGAGGATTACCAAGCCGGGAAATCCTATCGCCGGATTGCCGAAAGCCTCACAGCCAAAGGCATCCCCTATATGGAGAATCGCACCGACTGGAATAAGCACAGGGTCAAGCGTATGCTGGAGAATTCACGTTACTGCGGCAGTGATGATTTCCCGCAGATTATCCCTGCCGACACGTTCGGGGCTGTAGCCGCCCTAATCGGGCAGAAAAGCCAAGGGGAGCCTTTATCCAAGGAACTGGACAGCATCCGCAGTAAGGCGATTTGTGGGGTTTGTGGAGCCAAGTACACAAGGGATGGCAGAAGCAAGAAGTATGAAGCGTGGTGCTGCTCCGCTGAGGGGCGCATCACACCCAAGCGCATCACTGACCAAGCCCTGCTGGAGAGCGTAACCGCAATCTTGAATATCATCATCAGTGAGCCGAGCCTGCTGGAGCTTCCTTTACCGCATAGGGAGAACTATTCCCTCGATGTTGCCCGGACAGAAAACCAAATCAACCGGGAGC includes:
- a CDS encoding recombinase family protein, which encodes MNKNRYLPFGYHIQNGTLCIHEAEATVVRQVFEDYQAGKSYRRIAESLTAKGIPYMENRTDWNKHRVKRMLENSRYCGSDDFPQIIPADTFGAVAALIGQKSQGEPLSKELDSIRSKAICGVCGAKYTRDGRSKKYEAWCCSAEGRITPKRITDQALLESVTAILNIIISEPSLLELPLPHRENYSLDVARTENQINRELEKSEVDSDYIKLLIFGCAAAKYEACPDREPEYLTRRLLAIFEQQPPLDAFSVRMFEDTVKQVVIDSDGSLGLRMINGKLIQNQAGKE